The following proteins are encoded in a genomic region of Periophthalmus magnuspinnatus isolate fPerMag1 chromosome 10, fPerMag1.2.pri, whole genome shotgun sequence:
- the spry1 gene encoding protein sprouty homolog 1 produces MELQSQHGPGGSLVVIQQPSLEGRQRSDYEREFQHAAILSLDQIKAIRSSNEYTEGPSVVRRPPAPHTVPRPKQDKEERTHEVILVNNNYERHPVGGMVPRVPGLSRSTSTGSAASSGSTGSASSEQGLLPCSPPSRPPMSLPHRVERPIGTQPKPKAPSQGPKFHHPPPEAPLKPPTKGKSDLFVPVAAGHQFICECCGKCKCSECTAPRTLPSCLACNRQCLCSAESALEHGTCMCLVKGLFYHCSNDDEGDSCADHPCSLSHSHCCSRFLCMGLMSVLFPCLLCYPPVKGCLKACQSCYDRVQRPGCRCKNSNTVYCKLDSWPHSQGKPS; encoded by the coding sequence ATGGAGCTCCAAAGTCAACATGGCCCGGGTGGTTCATTAGTGGTGATCCAGCAGCCTTCTCTCGAGGGCCGCCAGAGGTCGGATTACGAGCGGGAGTTCCAGCATGCTGCCATTCTGTCTCTGGACCAAATCAAGGCCATCCGCTCCAGCAACGAGTACACAGAAGGGCCCTCTGTGGTCCGGAGGCCCCCTGCTCCCCATACGGTCCCCCGGCCTAAGCaggacaaggaggagaggaCTCATGAGGTCATCCTTGTCAACAACAACTATGAGCGGCACCCTGTAGGAGGCATGGTGCCCCGGGTCCCTGGCCTCAGCCGCTCCACCAGCACAGGGAGCGCTGCCAGCTCAGGGAGCACCGGCAGCGCATCCTCAGAGCAGGGACTTCTGCCCTGTTCTCCCCCCAGTCGGCCCCCCATGAGCTTACCCCACAGAGTGGAGCGGCCCATCGGGACTCAGCCCAAACCCAAGGCCCCATCACAAGGACCCAAATTCCACCACCCTCCTCCTGAGGCCCCACTAAAGCCTCCAACCAAGGGCAAGTCGGACTTGTTTGTTCCCGTGGCGGCCGGACACCAGTTTATCTGTGAGTGCTGTGGGAAGTGTAAGTGCAGTGAGTGCACAGCTCCTCGGACTCTGCCCTCATGTTTGGCCTGTAACAGACAGTGTCTGTGCTCTGCGGAGAGTGCTCTGGAGCATGGCACCTGCATGTGTCTAGTCAAGGGCCTGTTCTACCACTGCTCCAATGACGATGAGGGGGACTCATGTGCGGACCACCCCTGCTCTCTGTCCCACTCCCACTGCTGCTCGCGCTTCCTGTGCATGGGATTAATGTCGGTACTCTTTCCCTGTTTGCTATGCTATCCTCCGGTAAAGGGCTGTCTGAAGGCCTGCCAGAGCTGCTACGACCGGGTGCAGCGGCCTGGCTGTCGCTGCAAGAACTCTAACACTGTCTACTGCAAACTGGACAGCTGGCCACACAGCCAGGGAAAGCCCTCCTGA